The following proteins come from a genomic window of Alosa alosa isolate M-15738 ecotype Scorff River chromosome 2, AALO_Geno_1.1, whole genome shotgun sequence:
- the LOC125290985 gene encoding N-acetyllactosaminide beta-1,3-N-acetylglucosaminyltransferase 4-like, with translation MTRTRVQYPRCSLVSAVAVILCYLMLKMYHHLVVPLDSKSPPFHQIHTRPFWSNISRSGTASPPAGPYTVQENFTCSANDSAEVIPSHLPQSYQEFLRYRHCRAFPILLTPSPCEDDLYLLLAVKSTAVNVDRRAALRDTWGCAGRIQGHKVKLVFLMGRSHDKVQDHDPQQLLQSESRHYGDILQWDFADIFFNLPRKEVGFLSWFSRKCSSAQFVFKGDDDMFVNTENLVEFLTAHKPENHLFAGFIHSPEMPIRDRSSKYFVPVEIYPEGKLYPPFPSGGGYLMSRQTMLGLDVAAQKVKLLPLDDVFLGLCLQQMGVKLTHHRGFLTFGIDNKNDLKHPCFYRGIMLMHKMSPVELRVMWLLMQDSPPCGSSGKTL, from the coding sequence ATGACAAGGACAAGAGTTCAGTACCCCCGGTGTAGTCTGGTCAGTGCTGTGGCCGTCATCCTCTGCTATTTGATGCTCAAGATGTACCACCACCTGGTCGTCCCATTGGACTCCAAATCGCCCCCTTTccaccagatacacacacgcccCTTTTGGTCCAACATATCTAGGAGTGGCACTGCCTCACCACCAGCGGGCCCCTACACTGTCCAAGAGAACTTTACATGCTCTGCCAATGACAGCGCAGAGGTCATTCCATCACACCTGCCCCAGTCATACCAGGAATTCTTACGCTATAGGCATTGCCGAGCATTCCCAATCCTGCTGACCCCTTCACCTTGCGAGGATGACCTTTATCTATTGTTGGCCGTGAAGTCCACAGCTGTGAATGTAGACCGCCGTGCTGCATTGCGGGACACTTGGGGTTGCGCTGGTAGAATCCAGGGTCATAAAGTTAAGTTGGTCTTCCTGATGGGCCGCTCACATGACAAGGTGCAGGATCACGACCCCCAGCAACTGCTGCAGTCGGAGAGCCGTCACTATGGGGACATCTTGCAGTGGGACTTTGCAGATATCTTCTTCAACCTGCCTCGGAAGGAGGTGGGATTCCTCAGCTGGTTCTCTCGTAAGTGCAGCAGTGCGCAGTTTGTGTTTAAGGGCGATGACGACATGTTTGTGAACACAGAGAATCTGGTTGAGTTCCTGACAGCCCACAAACCTGAGAATCACCTGTTTGCTGGATTCATCCACAGCCCCGAGATGCCTATCCGAGACAGAAGCTCAAAGTATTTTGTCCCTGTCGAGATATACCCAGAGGGGAAGCTCTATCCACCCTTTCCAAGTGGTGGTGGGTATTTGATGTCACGGCAGACTATGTTGGGACTGGATGTGGCAGCCCAGAAGGTGAAGCTGCTCCCACTCGATGATGTCTTTCTGGGCCTGTGCTTGCAGCAAATGGGTGTGAAGCTCACACACCACAGAGGTTTTCTGACATTCGGCATCGACAACAAGAATGACCTAAAGCACCCCTGTTTTTATCGTGGAATCATGCTGATGCACAAGATGAGCCCGGTAGAGTTGCGGGTCATGTGGTTGCTGATGCAAGACAGTCCACCATGTGGTAGTAGTGGAAAAACACTTTGA